The nucleotide sequence AATTCGACTATCGCTTTTCTAAAATCAATCTCTTCACCTTCAATCCACAGCCCCTGGTTTTGCTTCCTTTTTAACTTTAAGCTGTAGTTTTCCAACCATTCTTCCACCGCTTCCAAATCGTTTACAATGGTGCTTTTGCTGCAGTATAGCTCATCGGCAAACATTTGCATCGTGTAGTTGAACTTATTTATCAAAAGAATCTCAAGGATGTACTCTTTTCTGTACCGAAAGTCATATGTCTCTTCTCTTTTGAGATTTCCATAATTACTTTTCAGCTTCACCCTTTGCTCTTCGTTTACATCTAGATAAACACCTACATTGGGCTTCTTTACCAGGCTCATTCCTTCTTCTTTCAGGAATTCAGCCAGCGAGTTCAAATGGTTTCTGACAGTCTTTCCGGACCTCCCAACGATTTTGCCAATCTCCTCCACTGTCACAGGCGCTTTTTCTTCAATCAATACGCTTAATATCTCACTATTCAAATCCTTTTTTCTTGCCATTTATATTACCTCACTCACATAGTGCATCATGCCATCATTCTTCTAAATATAATATTATCACTTTGCATCCTGTTTTGATATACGGCATTATTCAATATGCTTACCTTATTAATGTGGAAATATCAAGCTTATGGCCATCGCCTATTATAGATATCTAAACTCTTTCAAGCATTTTTCAATCGATTGAACGGTATCGTCAAATACAAATCCACACCTTTTGATTTTCCCTGTGTCCAGGCGCACGTTTCTTGCACATTCACTATACTTCTTTTCATCCTTTACCAATAGCTCCCTTATCTTGCCCTCATCCATCCCGAGCTTCTCCAGTATGAATCTGCTAACATCATACCTGCTTAAATCATTATTGCTGCCTGTATGATAAGTCCCGTAATCCAGATCGAACACCTTTTCGAATTGATCGATAATATCATATACATATGTCAGTCCTCTATATTCATTACAGGCAACCTTTTGCACTTCTCCCTTAAGTGCAATATTAATCGTATCCCACAATATATTTGGATTTATCGCCAGGTTTCTCTCAGGAAGCCCGAAAAGCCAGGTAAATCTCAAAATCCATAACTTGTTATGAATCTTTCTTAACTCCCCCTCTGCCTCAAGCTTAGTTATTCCATACTGAGTATTTGGAACCGGCTCATCGATCTCTTTGAAGGGCGCGCCTTTCGTATTTCCGTTAAAAACCTGTTCTGTACTGAAAAATACCAATTTTGCATCCACTTCTTTAGCAGCCTTGGCAACGTATTTAGCTCCATCTACGTTTATTTTTCTTGCAAGTTCCTTGTTGTTATCGCAAAATCCGGTATCAGCAACCGCTGCTCCATGAACGATATAATCCGGTTTGAAATCTACTATTGTCTTAATCACCTGTCTTTCATCAGTAATATCCAGGGTATCCACATCTGTAGACAATATTTCATACATCGAGCTGTATGCATTTGTAAACCTCTTTCCAAAAAAACCATTTCCCCCTGTTACAAATATCTTTTTCATCAGCAATCTCCTTTTCACTTTTATTTACAAGTCAATCATACTCTTTGGAACAATAAAAAAAAAGGACCTAAAGTGCACAATCCTTACCGCATAATGTGGCAAGGATTGTACCTGTGTCCTTTACGAATCGCATAATCTTAATGCTTTTTATTTTTCAAGCCAAACTGCAATAAGCTGCCCTGCATTGTTTTCGTACCAAGTGGCATTAATTTCATCTTTGTCTTCAATTCCCAGCTCATCAAATTTTTCCGGTGTATTGTAGTATCTCAGAACTAATGTCTCGCTTGCCGCCGTCGCCTCGAAGCTATTGTTGTCGATTATCCCGTTAAGAGTCAGAGTTGCTGTTTCTAACTGCACATCCTGGCTTGTATTTTCAACTAGAACAAACCTGTCCATCCGATTTTGATCATCAATAATCTGATAAAAAACCTTTATCAAATCACCGGTGTTTATCTCCTTATCAGAAAGTTCATCGTAAACGCCTTCAGCGTACATCATTTTGAATCCTTGTTCTTCATCGATCATCTCAAATGAATTATTGTCTTCAAATCCTACAAAAATCCCTGTTGAAGCTTCAACTTCTAATATCTCTATCTCCTGCACGGTCTTTTCGTCTTCAGTCTGGATGTAATCGATCCTAATCTTTTCATCTTCAGTCAGCTTCATATCCTCCACGATATCAACTAAACCTGCTTTTCTAAAGATAACGGGCTCGCCATCCACGAGAACTTCCATGCTGTTGGTGTCTGCCAATCCAATGTAATAACCTTCTGTTGTAATTAAATCCGCCTCACCACTTCCGTTGTCGTTGCCATTTTCTCCTCCGTTGATGGAGCATCCCGCTGTCAATATCAAAATCAAAAAAATCGCAAATAATGCGCTTGATGCTTTTTTCATATTTCTCACCTTCTCTACTTAACTTAAATCTCATTGTATTTATACCCTTAGCTGAATGGTTATATCATTTCTTCCTGAAAAGCTGATTTTAGAGCATTTAATTCTCTTCAATCTAGATTTAACAATCTTTTTCTTGTATTTTTCTCAAAAAAAGTATAAAATAATTAAGTTATATTAATAGAGAGGAATTGATTACCATCACTACCAACAAAATTATCAATATTGCTGTTATCGCCCACGTAGACGCGGGCAAGTCCACACTTGTAGACGCGTTTTTATCACAGAGCGGCGTTTTTAGAGAAAATGAAGAGGTTGTAGAATGCGTTATGGATTCAAACGACCTGGAGCGTGAAAGAGGAATTACTATTTACTCAAAAAACTGCTCTGTCATGTACGAAGACATAAAGATAAATATCGTGGACACCCCTGGCCATGCGGATTTTTCATCCGAGGTTGAAAGAATCATCAAGACCGTAGACACGGTCATACTTCTTGTAGATTCATCTGAAGGACCTATGCCCCAGACAAGGTTCGTGCTCAACAAAGCTCTGGAAATAGGACTTAATCCTATACTGTTAATCAACAAGATCGATAAAAAAGACCAACGAGCTGAAGAAGTCGTCGACATGGTATTCGATCTGTTTTTAGAGCTTGGAGCCAATGACGAGCAGCTTGATTTTCCTATACTATACGGAATCGCAAGGGACGGAATCGTCAAAAAGAACATGGAAGACGAAGAAAACGGAATCGTTCCGTTGTTTGAAACTATTTTAGAGCACTCTTCTACATACCCCAACTTAAACGACGAGCCTTTACAGCTTCAAATTTCTTCTTTGGCCTACGACGATTACCTGGGCAGATTGGGTATTGGAAGAATCTACAAAGGCACTCTTTCAGAGGGCCAGGCTGTGGAAATCTTCAAGGAAGATGAAACCCTGGTAAAAGGTAAAATCGCATCTGTATTTACATATGCAGGCCTAAAGCGAATAGCTGTAAAAGAAGCTCAAAGCGGAGACATAGTGGTAATTAGCGGCATCCCACATATTTCAATAGGCGAAACCATAGGTGAAATCGACAAAGTAGATCCTTTGGAACTGCTGCATATCGAAGAGCCCACTCTATCCATGAACTTTTTGGTAAACAGCTCTCCCTTTGCCGGCAAAGAAGGCAAATACGTTACATCAAGACACCTGAAAGCAAGACTCGAAAGAGAGCTTGAAGTAAATGTAGGCCTTAAAGTGGAAACTCTTGACCAAACTGACGGCTTTAAAGTATCCGGAAGAGGCGAGCTTCACTTGTCCATACTAATTGAGAACATGAGAAGAGAAGGCTACGAGCTGGGCGTATCTAAACCAGAAGTAATAATGCACAGGGAAAACGGCAAGCTCATGGAACCTGTAGAAAAGGTCCTTATATCGGTACCCCAGGAATTCTCAGGCGCAGTCATTTCCAAGCTGAATGTTAGAAAAGGCGTTATGGAGGCGATGAATGGAGAAGGTGAGTTTACAAATCTAGAATATTTAGTGCCTACAAGGGGACTGCTTGGATATTCTACAGATTTTATAAACGACACCAGAGGAGAAGGCACAATGGTCAGACGTTTTGAGCGTTTCGAGCCATACAAGGGCGAAATTCCTCAAAGAACAAACGGCGTTTTGGTATCTCAAACTGACGGTGAGGCCATGGGATATTCCCTGATGAACTTAAGTGAAAGAGCCCAATTCTTTATCGAACCAGGGACAAAAGTTTATGAAGGAATGATCGTGGGACTTAATTCGAGAAGCGATGACATGACCGTTAATCCTTGCAAGAACAAGAAAATGACAAATGTTCGTGCCTCCGGCTCTGACGATGCGATAAAGCTTCCACCTGCTTTGAGGCTGACCTTGGAGGATGCCCTTGAATTCATCAACGACGATGAACTGGTTGAAATCACTCCAGAGCAAATAAGAATCAGAAAGAAATTCCTTAAAGAACTGGACAGAAAGAGAAGCGGCAAAGTTTCCTGATAATAAACTAAGCTACCGAAATTAAGATGCACCCCAAATGTTGATATGCTCCTTTCAAAGTAAACACTTGAAATAACAAAAATTTCGAATCTACTTTGAGAGGAGTTTTTCTTATGCCTAGAAATATAATTAGTATCAAGTTAAAAATCGATAAAGCCGCAAATACGCCACCACAGATAATCTGAATCGGCTGAAGTGTTCCCTTGACCCTTTTCTGCTTCTTGAAAAAAGAGCAAAAGCTTAGGTATCGGAAATTCTCGAGCGACATGGCCTGATACCAAATGAGCTTTTGCCACATGAGACGATTACGCAATCAGAAATCGGCCTTGGTATAAGTATCCTTCCACAACTGATTCTGAAGCGTCTGCCATAACATATAGCAGAAAAAGAGCAGGATGTGCCGCCATACAAGAATATCGGCCTTATTATGAGAGATAAAAAGACCGCATCTTTGGCGGTAAAGAAATTTATAGACTATTTAAAATATTGATAGTATTCTTATAATGTGTATATATTTGATATCTTCTCCCATACGTTGGGTTCTAAAAAATCAAAATATATTAAGAAATAAGGAGCGGTATTTATGAAACTTGATACTCAAACCCTTGCTTTTATGTTGAGCCTAGCCTTTTTTATCCAGTTTATAGCTCTTTTTGTTCAATATAAAATTGGAAATAGAACTTATAATGGCATTGGATGGTGGCTACTGGGTTCTAGCCTAATGGCACTTGGGGTAATCTTTATGCCTATGATTAACGTAAAATCACTAGAAATACTTGCTAGGATTGCTAACCCACTGATGGTCTTAGGTCAAATTTTCCTCTATATTGGCATTATACGATTTTTTGATAAGAAAGAGAATCTATGGATGCTCAGCTCAATTTATATTATATTTAGCCTTTTTTATTATTACTATATGTATTTTAGTAATAGTATTTCTAGTCGTTCAATTGTAATAAATGTTGCGTTAGCTGCGATTTCATTTCTGAGCGCACGCAAGCTATTCTCCGAAAAAGACAGCCTTATCGCTACCTCAGCCAACTTTATCGCTACTGTTTTTCTCATCTATGGAGTTTTTTTAACTACGCGTTTTTTTTGGACAATCAGTATACCCCCTGCACAAACGTATCTTGAGCACGCTTCTATTCTTAACGCAGGATTTATTGTTTCAACTGTAGCCAGTACTCTATGGACTTTTGGGTTTATCCTCATGAATAACCAGCGTCTGAATATAGAAAACCGCTTAGAAAAAGAAAAAATGCAATTGGTTTTCAACACAAGTCCTGATGCTGCATTGATAACTCGATTGAGTGATGGTTTATTTGTAGACGTTAATGTTGGATTTACAGTTCTTTCCGGTTATACTCGTGATGAAGTACTTGGATCCTCCACAATAAATATTAATGTCTGGCATAATACTGAGGATCGAAAACTATTTCTCGCTGAATTGAATGATCAAGGGATTTGTGAAAACAAGGAATTTATTTTTCATCGCAAAGACGGCAATCAATTTTTCGGAATGATCTCCGCCAGAATTATTTTAATTCAGTCGATACCACATATTGTCAGCGTTGTTCGCGATATAACCGAACGCAAACAGGCTGAAGAGGCGCTTATGGAAAGCGAGGAACAATATCGATCTATCCTCAACGCTTCCCCTGATAACATAACCATCACGGACCTAGATGGACGCATCCTCATGATTTCACCAGCGGCAAAAAAAATGTTCGGTTACGAACCGAATTTTGATAAGTTTATTGGCATGCGACTCCTTGACTTCATCGTGCCCGAGGATATTGAAAGGGCACAATCCAACCTCCTACTAATGTACCAAGGAGATCCCAGGAGGCCGAATGAATACCGGGGAGTGCGTAAAGATAAAAGCATCTTTAATATTGAGGTAAATAGCGGGTTTGTTCGAAACGCCAACGGACAACCGATTAAAATGGTATTTATTATCCGTGATATAACAGAGCGCAAGCTGGCTGAGCAGCATATACAAGAGCTCGTTCAACAGCTTGAAATCGAGAAAAATACAGCTCAACTCAATTCAATAACAGATAGTCTGACCGGATTGGTGAATCGTAGATTTTTCGATATGGCTCTCAATACGGAGTTTTACAGGTTGAAGCGCTTTGGGGCAACTTTGTCTCTAATCATGCTCGATGTCGACCATTTCAAAAAATTCAATGACAGCTATGGCCACTTAGCCGGGGATGATTGTTTGATAAGGATTGGAACTACGCTTAAGACGATTGTCGGAAGAGCAACTGACATTGTTGCACGATTTGGTGGAGAAGAGTTTGCTGTTATCCTGCCGGTAACAGAACGCCTTGGCGCGGAAACTTTGGCGGAAAGAATTCGAAAAGGCGTTGAGGATCTCTCGATTCCTCACTCTGCATCCGATACTGCTGAATATGTTACGGTTAGCCTTGGAGTTGTAAGCGTTAACACGATTAGCTTATTTTCACCAAAACAAGTAGTCGCAATGGCAGATGAAGCTCTGTATAGCTCTAAAAAACAAGGCCGTAATCGAATAACATTTGCCAATGATAAAACAACCTTCGTAAACTCGCTGTAAATGTATCTTTCAAAGTGTAGAGTACCCCAGTCACGACAATATGAGTGCCTAGAATATAGTTCTTTTGTGGTTACAACATAGGTTAATCTCTTCGCTTCGACAACAATGAATATTTTAATTAACATTATTCGATATATAGAATATAATAAATTTAAATATTTAAATATTTAAATATTTAAATAAGCATGAGGTGTAAATACTTAGAGTGTATAACCCCAAAATAAGCAGCTGATAAGCGTCTAGCTTACTCCATTATAAGCCGAGAAGTCCATTGATTGAAAAAAATAAGTGAATTCAGCTTTTATAGACTTTTTAATGAAAAAAAGCATGTTCGAGGAGATAAGATGAACAACGAAATAATACATAGCGTGCGAAGCATCTACGGATTAGATATCTCAAAGTATGATATTTCATTTCTTAAACGAGCGGTGGAAAAAAGATGCTCGATTACAGAAACCAAGAACATTTCCGACTATATACAATATTTATCAAGCAATTCCGATGAAGCGACAATACTCTTCCAATCATTGAATATTATCCATACTGAATTTTTCAGAAATCCTCTAACTTTTGCACATTTAGAGCAATGGATCCTGCCGCGTCTGATGGAAGAAAAATCAGACAATAATGAGCTGAGGATCTGGTCTGCAGGTTGTTCGTCAGGTCAGGAAGTTTATTCAATCGCAATGCTGATTGAAAGTATAACTTCAAAAAAACAAATAAAAAAGAGGTATCGCATTATTGCCACGGACATATCTGAATCAGCGCTTCACGCGGCAAAAAAAGGTGAATACAATGAAAAGGACATTCAGATGATCAGGGTTAAAGACTTAAACGATTTTTTTGTCAAATCAGGCGAAAAATACAAAGTATGCGATCGGTTGAAACAACATGTGAGTTTTTCTACCTATGATCTTCTTGATAACCGATCAGCTTGCCCTCAAGAGAGCATCTTTGGCAATTTCGATCTCGTTGTATGCAGTAATATGTTGTTTTACTACAAACCAAATTACCAGCATAACATGGTAAAGAAGTTGATTGATTCGATGGATGAACATGGATATCTGATAACAGGCGAAGCGGAAATGCAAATCGTTGCTAAATTCAAGGATTTGTTTTTGGTAGTCCCACCTTCCCCGATATTTAAAAAACGAAGGGGTGCAAAATGAAATTCAAAAATCTTAGCATATCAAAACAAATAAATGTATCTTTAGGTGCTGTATTCATTATAGCAATGATCATCGTCTCAGGCTCCTTGTATTATATTGATTCTATATGGAACAATACAGCCGACTTATATAATCATCCTTTAACAATTCGCCGAGCAGTGGGTGATATAAAAGAAAATGTTCTTTTAATACATAGAGATATGCGTCAATTACCTTTTGAACAAGACCCGCAGGAAATAGAGAAGCTCAAGAACAATATTGATATCTATGAAGCAGGCATAAATCGGCAGATGGACATTCTTTATAACAGATACCTAGGTCCTCAGAGCAATATCGATGAGGTCTCAGATGCATTGGCTCAATGGGAAACCATTCGGAAAGAAACCATCCGATTGTTGCATGCTGGTCAAGTAGAAGAAGTAGAAAATAGAGTTAAGGCTAGCGGCATTGGGGGATTTCAGGCGGATAAAGTCGTTAATCAGCTAACCCAATTCAGCGACACTGCGACTATTCAGGCTGATGATTTTTTTCGCACAGCTCAGGAACAAAGAAACCAAGTCATCCGTCAAATGTTACTCGTATGCATCGGAATGCTTTTATTATTAATTGGTCTAGGATATTTTCTTAGGAATGGTATATTGCCACCGCTCACAGCATTAATTTCTGCCACTAACGCTATGCGCCAAGGAAAGCTGGACACCCGCATACAATATCAATCACCAAACGAGCTGGGAGAGCTTTCAAGGGCATTCGACGAAATGGCTGAAACCATACAAAAGGAAATTGAGTATAAAGAAAATGCCGCACTTATATCATCAGTTATGTTCAATAATAGCAACCTGCGTACGTTTTGTCAGGAATTATTAAAAAAACTTCTGGAGCTGACTTCCTCACAGATTAGTGCCATTTATTTTTTAAATGACTCGAACGGACATTTTGAGCGATACGAGTCTATTGGCGTAAAACATAATAGTCTTTCTTCTTTTTCTTCAACTGCAAAAGAAGGGGAATTTGGGGCAGTGCTTGCATCAAAAAAAGTACAGCATGTAACTGATATCCCTTCAGATGCAGAAGTTGTATTCTCCACTGTCAGCGGAGATTATAAAGCCAAAGGAATCATTACTATTCCTATAGTTAATGGAGCTGATGTTGTTTCAGTAATATCACTTGCCAGTATCAAGGGCTACTCTGCAGACTCAGTTCGTTTGATAAACGGTTTAGTGAATGAAATCACAGCAAGTCTTACCGCAGTACTATCCTCACAGCGAATTCTCGAGTTTTCTCAAAAACTTCAAAGCACTAACTCGGAGCTCGAGCAACAGACAAAAGAACTGGGAATGCAAGCAAACGAACTGACAGAGCAAAATGCTGAACTGGAAATGCAAAAAAGACAGCTTGATGAAGCCAGCCGTCTTAAAACAATTTTTTTGTCTAATATGAGCCACGAATTACGAACTCCACTAAATTCGGTGATTGCTCTTTCAGGAGTGCTCAGTCGCAGACTTATC is from Alkalibacter saccharofermentans DSM 14828 and encodes:
- a CDS encoding response regulator, giving the protein MKFKNLSISKQINVSLGAVFIIAMIIVSGSLYYIDSIWNNTADLYNHPLTIRRAVGDIKENVLLIHRDMRQLPFEQDPQEIEKLKNNIDIYEAGINRQMDILYNRYLGPQSNIDEVSDALAQWETIRKETIRLLHAGQVEEVENRVKASGIGGFQADKVVNQLTQFSDTATIQADDFFRTAQEQRNQVIRQMLLVCIGMLLLLIGLGYFLRNGILPPLTALISATNAMRQGKLDTRIQYQSPNELGELSRAFDEMAETIQKEIEYKENAALISSVMFNNSNLRTFCQELLKKLLELTSSQISAIYFLNDSNGHFERYESIGVKHNSLSSFSSTAKEGEFGAVLASKKVQHVTDIPSDAEVVFSTVSGDYKAKGIITIPIVNGADVVSVISLASIKGYSADSVRLINGLVNEITASLTAVLSSQRILEFSQKLQSTNSELEQQTKELGMQANELTEQNAELEMQKRQLDEASRLKTIFLSNMSHELRTPLNSVIALSGVLSRRLIGKIPEEEFSYLEIIERNGKNLLTLINDILDISRIEAGREEIEITEFNASHAIAEVVSMIQPQAQQQDTELLYESKESEIIINSDVNKFRHVLQNIVANAIKFTVEGIVEIFVSQRENSIEIIVKDTGIGIPKEHLPYIFDEFRQADGSTSRRFGGTGLGLSISKKYANLLGGTITVKSEPDVGSEFTLKLPIRYSIENQIKEQIKTDNRNLETNRSVRQIDCDLTEKTILLVEDNESAIIQIKDLIEDIGCKIQIAHDAIEAFAIIDQAIPDAMILDLMMPDVDGFKILEILRNAEPTAHIPVLILTAKHITKDELKHLKRNNIHQLIQKGHIKRLELQQAVANMLRPYEVKEDQLSKKSPLIEGKQVVLVVEDNPDNMTTVKALLEDHHTVLEAVNAHEGIEMAKQYLPNLVLMDIALPDINGIEAFKKIRKMPQLQHIPVIALTASVMKHDRETILSHGFDAFIAKPIIANEFFIVINEVLYGK
- a CDS encoding CheR family methyltransferase → MNNEIIHSVRSIYGLDISKYDISFLKRAVEKRCSITETKNISDYIQYLSSNSDEATILFQSLNIIHTEFFRNPLTFAHLEQWILPRLMEEKSDNNELRIWSAGCSSGQEVYSIAMLIESITSKKQIKKRYRIIATDISESALHAAKKGEYNEKDIQMIRVKDLNDFFVKSGEKYKVCDRLKQHVSFSTYDLLDNRSACPQESIFGNFDLVVCSNMLFYYKPNYQHNMVKKLIDSMDEHGYLITGEAEMQIVAKFKDLFLVVPPSPIFKKRRGAK
- the typA gene encoding translational GTPase TypA codes for the protein MITITTNKIINIAVIAHVDAGKSTLVDAFLSQSGVFRENEEVVECVMDSNDLERERGITIYSKNCSVMYEDIKINIVDTPGHADFSSEVERIIKTVDTVILLVDSSEGPMPQTRFVLNKALEIGLNPILLINKIDKKDQRAEEVVDMVFDLFLELGANDEQLDFPILYGIARDGIVKKNMEDEENGIVPLFETILEHSSTYPNLNDEPLQLQISSLAYDDYLGRLGIGRIYKGTLSEGQAVEIFKEDETLVKGKIASVFTYAGLKRIAVKEAQSGDIVVISGIPHISIGETIGEIDKVDPLELLHIEEPTLSMNFLVNSSPFAGKEGKYVTSRHLKARLERELEVNVGLKVETLDQTDGFKVSGRGELHLSILIENMRREGYELGVSKPEVIMHRENGKLMEPVEKVLISVPQEFSGAVISKLNVRKGVMEAMNGEGEFTNLEYLVPTRGLLGYSTDFINDTRGEGTMVRRFERFEPYKGEIPQRTNGVLVSQTDGEAMGYSLMNLSERAQFFIEPGTKVYEGMIVGLNSRSDDMTVNPCKNKKMTNVRASGSDDAIKLPPALRLTLEDALEFINDDELVEITPEQIRIRKKFLKELDRKRSGKVS
- a CDS encoding sensor domain-containing diguanylate cyclase — its product is MKLDTQTLAFMLSLAFFIQFIALFVQYKIGNRTYNGIGWWLLGSSLMALGVIFMPMINVKSLEILARIANPLMVLGQIFLYIGIIRFFDKKENLWMLSSIYIIFSLFYYYYMYFSNSISSRSIVINVALAAISFLSARKLFSEKDSLIATSANFIATVFLIYGVFLTTRFFWTISIPPAQTYLEHASILNAGFIVSTVASTLWTFGFILMNNQRLNIENRLEKEKMQLVFNTSPDAALITRLSDGLFVDVNVGFTVLSGYTRDEVLGSSTININVWHNTEDRKLFLAELNDQGICENKEFIFHRKDGNQFFGMISARIILIQSIPHIVSVVRDITERKQAEEALMESEEQYRSILNASPDNITITDLDGRILMISPAAKKMFGYEPNFDKFIGMRLLDFIVPEDIERAQSNLLLMYQGDPRRPNEYRGVRKDKSIFNIEVNSGFVRNANGQPIKMVFIIRDITERKLAEQHIQELVQQLEIEKNTAQLNSITDSLTGLVNRRFFDMALNTEFYRLKRFGATLSLIMLDVDHFKKFNDSYGHLAGDDCLIRIGTTLKTIVGRATDIVARFGGEEFAVILPVTERLGAETLAERIRKGVEDLSIPHSASDTAEYVTVSLGVVSVNTISLFSPKQVVAMADEALYSSKKQGRNRITFANDKTTFVNSL
- a CDS encoding SDR family oxidoreductase, producing MKKIFVTGGNGFFGKRFTNAYSSMYEILSTDVDTLDITDERQVIKTIVDFKPDYIVHGAAVADTGFCDNNKELARKINVDGAKYVAKAAKEVDAKLVFFSTEQVFNGNTKGAPFKEIDEPVPNTQYGITKLEAEGELRKIHNKLWILRFTWLFGLPERNLAINPNILWDTINIALKGEVQKVACNEYRGLTYVYDIIDQFEKVFDLDYGTYHTGSNNDLSRYDVSRFILEKLGMDEGKIRELLVKDEKKYSECARNVRLDTGKIKRCGFVFDDTVQSIEKCLKEFRYL